From Klebsiella electrica, the proteins below share one genomic window:
- a CDS encoding LysR family transcriptional regulator yields the protein MDKSIPNLQDLIYFVITGRSSSITAASIESGIPVATLSRRISALEKRVNIQLFTRTSRGIVLTEIGRHYLKYADAIIKNATDLEREMKDSHNSLSGVLRVSLPVDFGIYFISPLMNRFSTSYPNIRFIFDTTPVKVNITERQIDICIRIGDISDMSLIARPVGFLCRKLYASPAYLRQYKTPEHPDDLIHHQCILPSYMKEPEKWVLFRGNDITRINVSGIYSANNISMMLKLSENNGGIAVLTPEVIHRELSSRAIVPILEEWSFKPLPVYIITGTRNISKSARLFLDYINSQLSVILNSH from the coding sequence ATGGATAAATCGATACCAAACCTACAGGATTTAATTTACTTTGTGATTACAGGGAGGTCATCAAGTATAACCGCAGCAAGTATTGAATCGGGTATTCCAGTTGCAACATTATCAAGAAGGATCTCAGCCCTGGAAAAAAGGGTTAATATCCAGCTATTCACCAGAACATCTCGAGGAATAGTTCTGACTGAAATTGGCAGACACTATCTTAAGTACGCGGATGCTATTATTAAAAACGCGACAGATCTGGAACGAGAGATGAAGGACTCACACAATTCTCTTTCCGGGGTATTACGCGTTTCTTTACCGGTGGATTTTGGTATATATTTTATATCCCCGCTTATGAATAGATTTTCCACCTCCTATCCCAACATCAGATTTATTTTCGACACCACCCCTGTCAAAGTCAATATCACTGAAAGGCAAATAGATATATGCATTCGCATCGGTGACATTAGTGATATGTCTCTTATCGCCAGGCCTGTCGGTTTTCTATGTCGCAAACTATATGCCTCCCCTGCTTATCTGAGACAATATAAAACCCCTGAACATCCGGATGATCTTATTCACCATCAATGCATTCTGCCTTCATACATGAAAGAGCCGGAAAAATGGGTTTTGTTCAGAGGAAATGATATTACCCGAATCAATGTCTCTGGCATTTACTCTGCAAACAATATATCCATGATGCTAAAACTCTCGGAGAATAATGGCGGAATTGCTGTTTTGACGCCTGAAGTCATTCACCGAGAGCTGAGCTCCAGGGCTATCGTCCCCATTCTGGAAGAGTGGTCTTTTAAGCCTTTACCTGTATATATCATTACAGGAACCAGAAATATTTCAAAAAGCGCTCGTCTTTTCCTGGATTATATTAATAGCCAGCTTAGTGTAATCCTCAATAGTCACTGA
- a CDS encoding outer membrane protein: MMNKLILGIAVILAGHTGMASASGFYVAAKAGATQVRSTENTLSSSMLAGGLNNTVGEIDVPSANRTNFTPSFAMGYEFSTDWEQPVRLELAYLAGGEVSQNSTLNTTMTSGWVDSGKFIQNLPVSVQRQQKTRVSTLMLNGYYDYTTGTPFTPYITGGVGVALLKNAASLSQSSAGLSFSSDTFSQNNTQMAWSLGAGVAWALTPALSLDAGYLFTNAGDVTTEGTASNGIITSTWKSHTHLQLHTLQLGLRYTF; encoded by the coding sequence ATGATGAATAAATTAATACTGGGGATTGCCGTTATTCTGGCCGGGCATACCGGAATGGCCAGTGCATCCGGATTTTATGTTGCTGCAAAAGCCGGGGCCACGCAGGTGCGCTCAACGGAAAATACTCTGTCCAGCTCCATGCTGGCCGGGGGACTGAATAATACCGTCGGGGAGATCGATGTTCCGTCGGCCAACAGAACCAATTTTACCCCTTCTTTTGCAATGGGGTATGAGTTTTCTACCGACTGGGAGCAGCCTGTCCGCCTCGAACTGGCATATCTTGCCGGTGGAGAGGTCAGTCAGAACAGCACGCTGAACACTACCATGACCAGTGGCTGGGTCGATAGTGGCAAATTCATTCAGAACCTGCCCGTATCAGTACAGCGTCAACAGAAGACCCGGGTCAGCACACTGATGCTGAACGGTTATTACGATTACACCACCGGGACGCCATTCACGCCCTATATCACAGGCGGGGTTGGTGTGGCATTGCTGAAAAATGCCGCTTCGCTGAGTCAGTCGTCTGCCGGGCTATCTTTTAGCTCTGACACCTTCAGTCAGAACAACACTCAGATGGCCTGGTCTTTGGGGGCCGGGGTTGCCTGGGCTCTCACGCCTGCTCTGTCGCTTGATGCCGGATATCTGTTCACTAACGCCGGTGATGTCACCACTGAGGGGACGGCCAGTAACGGCATCATCACCTCGACCTGGAAAAGCCACACTCATCTTCAGTTGCACACGCTTCAGTTGGGCCTGCGCTACACCTTCTGA
- the fimF gene encoding type 1 fimbrial adaptor subunit FimF — protein MMKRTVMALMLLSPITVGLPVQAADSTITITGYVRDNMCRVAAGSQNQTVDLMTNSAKQLFKPGETTWYPVPFSITLSPCGAAATGVKVGFTGTADPDNATLLKIDGGSGAAAGLGIQILDAGKNPLAINASSQNLNWSALSGGQANTLSFYARMMATQTSVVAGAVSATANFTLEFQ, from the coding sequence ATGATGAAAAGAACAGTAATGGCGCTGATGCTGCTGTCCCCCATTACCGTCGGGCTGCCGGTGCAGGCGGCTGACAGCACCATCACCATTACCGGTTATGTCCGGGACAACATGTGCCGCGTTGCTGCAGGCTCCCAGAATCAGACCGTGGACCTGATGACGAACTCTGCGAAGCAGCTATTTAAACCCGGAGAGACCACCTGGTACCCGGTACCGTTCAGTATCACCCTGTCACCCTGCGGGGCGGCGGCCACGGGGGTGAAGGTGGGGTTTACGGGGACGGCGGACCCGGATAACGCGACCCTGCTGAAAATTGATGGCGGCAGCGGGGCGGCGGCGGGACTGGGGATCCAGATACTGGATGCGGGTAAAAATCCGCTGGCGATTAACGCCAGCTCCCAGAACCTGAACTGGTCGGCGCTGAGCGGAGGGCAGGCCAACACGCTGAGTTTTTATGCCCGGATGATGGCAACGCAGACGTCGGTGGTGGCCGGTGCGGTCAGTGCAACGGCAAATTTTACACTGGAGTTTCAGTGA
- a CDS encoding fimbrial biogenesis usher protein, which translates to MKKQRRIAGVTGRSPRFLIAPLVLMMMAAGCEPVRADSYFNPRFLSDDPSAVADLSAFEKGLEAPPGRYRVDIYINDGYFTTRDVTFSAPAKGGHLEPCLTRGQIMAMGVKTAAVPGIAALAADACVPLTTLIADASTRFDVGRQRLYVSVPQTFMSASARGAVPPELWDNGINAALLNYSFNGNTVTSQGTNSNYAYLSLDGGFNLGAWRFRDNSTWNYSSGGNTGAQNKWTHVNTYAERDIASWRSRLTLGDSYTPGDVFDGLNFRGVQIASDDNMLADSLRGFAPVIHGVARGTARVSIKQNGYEIYQTTVPPGPFTIGDLYAAGNSGDLQVTVQEANGSTQVFSVPWSSVPVLQREGRVKYAATVGQFRSGNQQQDTPTFAQGTVLWGLNDGWTAYGGTQLSDNYRAFNLGVGKNMGVFGAVSADITQANATLPDDSSRQGQSLRFLYSKSLTELGTNIQLVGYRYSTQGYFTLADTAYNRMSGYTVVTEDQAIQVVPKYTDYYNLRYNKRGRLQLTLSQQVGRTATLYLTGSHQSYWATDRNDVQLQAGYSGDVYGVNYTLGYGVSKYAWQMNGGYDQTLSLNVNVPFSLWMRSDSRSVFRNASASYSMTDDLKGGMTNQAGIYGTLLEGNNLSYSVQSGYASGGNAGSSGSTGSASLSYRGASANSNVGFSRGSGFNQLYYGLSGGVLAHADGVTLSQPLNDTAVLVKAPGAGNVALENQSGVKTDWRGYAVLPYASDYRENRIALNTNTLPDNVDLDDAVANVVPTHGAIVRAEFTARVGMKVLMTLMHNGKPVPFGALVSTEDGKNSSIVADGGQVYLTGLAQEGTLTAKWNDSADGQCHVAYKLPADSQKQALSDVTAECR; encoded by the coding sequence ATGAAAAAACAACGAAGAATCGCAGGAGTGACGGGGAGATCCCCTCGTTTTCTGATAGCGCCTCTGGTGCTGATGATGATGGCTGCAGGCTGTGAGCCTGTCCGCGCTGACAGTTATTTTAACCCACGCTTTCTGTCTGATGACCCGTCGGCGGTGGCTGACCTGTCGGCATTTGAAAAAGGACTGGAGGCTCCACCGGGACGTTACCGGGTGGATATCTACATCAATGACGGTTACTTCACTACCCGGGATGTGACGTTCAGCGCACCGGCGAAAGGCGGCCACCTGGAGCCGTGCCTGACGCGGGGCCAGATAATGGCGATGGGGGTGAAAACGGCGGCGGTTCCGGGGATAGCTGCCCTGGCTGCGGATGCCTGTGTACCGCTGACGACGCTGATAGCGGATGCATCGACACGCTTTGATGTCGGCCGGCAACGGTTGTATGTCAGCGTTCCCCAGACATTTATGTCCGCCAGCGCGCGGGGCGCCGTACCGCCTGAACTGTGGGATAACGGGATTAATGCCGCCCTGCTGAATTACAGCTTCAATGGCAACACGGTGACCTCACAGGGGACAAACAGCAACTATGCCTACCTGAGCCTGGATGGTGGTTTCAATCTTGGGGCCTGGCGGTTTCGCGACAACAGTACCTGGAATTACAGCAGCGGTGGCAACACCGGGGCGCAGAATAAATGGACGCATGTGAACACTTATGCCGAGCGTGACATTGCGTCCTGGCGCTCGCGGCTGACGCTCGGGGACAGCTACACCCCGGGAGATGTTTTCGATGGGCTGAACTTCCGCGGTGTGCAGATAGCTTCAGACGATAACATGCTGGCAGACAGCCTGCGGGGGTTCGCCCCGGTTATTCATGGTGTCGCCAGGGGAACGGCGCGGGTCAGCATTAAACAAAACGGGTATGAGATTTACCAGACCACCGTACCGCCGGGTCCGTTCACTATCGGTGATCTTTATGCGGCGGGGAACAGCGGTGATTTGCAGGTGACCGTGCAGGAAGCCAATGGCTCCACGCAGGTGTTCAGCGTGCCGTGGTCTTCTGTGCCGGTCCTGCAGCGTGAAGGACGGGTTAAATACGCCGCCACGGTGGGACAGTTCCGCAGCGGTAATCAGCAGCAGGACACACCGACTTTCGCTCAGGGGACAGTACTGTGGGGGTTGAATGATGGCTGGACGGCATATGGCGGCACTCAGTTATCGGATAACTACCGGGCATTTAACCTGGGCGTGGGTAAGAACATGGGGGTGTTCGGGGCCGTGTCAGCGGATATCACGCAGGCGAATGCCACACTCCCGGATGACAGCTCCCGCCAGGGGCAGTCCCTGCGTTTCCTGTACAGCAAGTCGCTGACTGAGCTGGGCACCAACATTCAGCTGGTTGGTTACCGGTATTCGACCCAGGGGTATTTTACCCTGGCAGATACGGCGTACAACCGGATGAGCGGGTATACGGTGGTTACTGAGGATCAGGCCATCCAGGTAGTGCCGAAATATACCGATTATTACAATCTGCGCTACAACAAACGCGGGCGGTTACAGCTGACGCTGTCCCAACAGGTGGGACGTACGGCAACCTTGTATCTGACCGGAAGTCACCAGAGTTACTGGGCGACGGACCGTAACGATGTGCAACTGCAGGCGGGCTACAGCGGCGATGTCTACGGGGTGAACTACACACTGGGCTACGGGGTGTCGAAGTATGCCTGGCAGATGAACGGGGGCTACGACCAGACGCTGTCGCTGAACGTGAACGTGCCGTTCAGTCTGTGGATGCGTTCTGACAGCCGGTCTGTCTTCCGTAACGCCAGTGCCAGTTACAGCATGACGGATGACCTGAAAGGTGGAATGACCAACCAGGCCGGGATTTACGGCACCCTGCTGGAGGGGAACAACCTGAGCTACAGCGTACAGAGCGGGTATGCGAGCGGGGGAAATGCCGGCAGCAGCGGCAGTACCGGGTCAGCGTCGCTAAGTTACCGCGGGGCGTCGGCGAACAGTAATGTGGGCTTCAGCCGGGGCAGCGGCTTTAACCAGCTCTACTATGGCCTGAGTGGCGGGGTGTTGGCGCACGCAGATGGTGTGACGCTGAGTCAGCCGCTGAACGATACCGCCGTGCTGGTGAAGGCGCCGGGGGCGGGGAATGTGGCGCTGGAGAATCAGTCCGGGGTGAAAACGGACTGGCGGGGGTATGCCGTTCTGCCATATGCCTCGGATTATCGCGAGAACCGGATTGCGCTGAATACGAACACGCTGCCGGATAATGTGGACCTGGATGATGCCGTGGCGAATGTGGTACCGACGCACGGGGCGATAGTGCGGGCGGAATTCACGGCGCGGGTGGGGATGAAGGTGCTGATGACGCTGATGCATAACGGGAAACCGGTACCGTTTGGTGCGCTGGTGTCCACGGAGGACGGGAAGAACAGCAGCATCGTGGCGGATGGCGGACAGGTGTACCTGACAGGGCTGGCGCAGGAGGGAACGCTGACGGCGAAATGGAATGACAGTGCAGACGGGCAGTGCCATGTCGCTTACAAACTGCCGGCGGACAGTCAGAAACAGGCCCTGAGTGATGTCACGGCGGAATGCCGGTGA
- a CDS encoding LuxR C-terminal-related transcriptional regulator encodes MPEPLLAFDRTLVMDSLALTGMVLCDLADEAAGRPCSELLPSLSALYERLVALRASQPEARVLIITELLDQQSSLQEGIAMLDALQGLCQGGRCRVMVCTAQTDPLLLKAVVNRSPSVVVLRQESLGVLRQALRMAGGAWPDTVMSPAVTEGLMLTREVNLTPHELECLVTQADGLGLKTSAKVMNISYRTVAAYRQNLSKRSDQGRQMTFSWCIAQMQKPGGPRCGYEILDLKKKIKDERTR; translated from the coding sequence ATGCCTGAACCTCTTCTGGCTTTTGACCGGACTCTGGTGATGGACAGTCTGGCCCTGACCGGAATGGTGCTGTGCGATCTGGCTGACGAGGCGGCAGGACGACCCTGCAGCGAACTGCTGCCCAGTCTGAGTGCCCTGTACGAACGGCTGGTGGCGTTGCGCGCCAGTCAGCCGGAGGCCCGGGTGCTGATTATCACTGAACTGCTGGATCAGCAGAGCAGTCTGCAGGAAGGGATAGCGATGCTGGATGCACTGCAGGGGCTGTGCCAGGGGGGGCGCTGTCGGGTGATGGTGTGCACGGCGCAGACCGACCCGCTTCTGCTGAAGGCGGTCGTGAACCGCAGTCCGTCAGTCGTGGTTCTGCGCCAGGAATCGCTGGGCGTACTACGGCAGGCTCTGCGGATGGCAGGGGGCGCGTGGCCGGATACCGTCATGAGTCCGGCCGTGACCGAGGGGCTGATGCTGACCCGCGAGGTGAATCTGACGCCACATGAGCTGGAGTGTCTGGTGACACAGGCAGACGGTCTGGGACTGAAGACATCGGCGAAAGTGATGAATATCAGTTACAGGACGGTGGCGGCTTACCGGCAAAACCTGTCGAAGCGGTCAGACCAGGGGCGGCAGATGACGTTTTCATGGTGCATTGCGCAAATGCAGAAACCAGGGGGACCCCGCTGCGGGTATGAAATCCTGGATCTGAAAAAGAAGATCAAAGATGAAAGAACAAGATAA
- a CDS encoding tyrosine-type DNA invertase, with translation MNLLLDSANKGMNAERNYCMILMAYRHGFRISELLALTMADVDIQSGVIYVKRLKNGFSVYHPLSEDECHALSKWLSLKKMTSTSVTSEAIFTTSSGAAISRSQAWKIISKCGVESNIGFRVHPHMLRHSCGYKLAERGTDTRLIQDYLGHRNIRHTVLYTKSNFNRFTGLWGSATTPPIAV, from the coding sequence ATAAACTTACTTTTAGATTCTGCAAATAAGGGCATGAATGCAGAGAGGAACTACTGTATGATTTTGATGGCATATCGCCATGGGTTCAGAATAAGTGAACTTCTTGCTCTCACGATGGCGGATGTTGATATACAATCAGGAGTTATTTATGTAAAAAGACTTAAAAATGGTTTTTCAGTATATCATCCGTTGTCAGAAGATGAATGTCATGCTTTAAGTAAATGGTTAAGTTTGAAAAAAATGACATCCACCAGCGTGACATCTGAGGCCATATTTACGACTTCCTCAGGGGCAGCAATCTCGCGTTCGCAGGCCTGGAAAATTATATCTAAATGTGGCGTTGAAAGTAACATAGGTTTCAGAGTTCATCCTCATATGTTACGTCATTCATGTGGATATAAACTTGCTGAACGTGGAACTGATACCAGATTGATTCAGGATTATTTAGGGCACCGGAATATTCGACATACGGTACTCTATACTAAAAGCAACTTTAATCGATTTACCGGGTTGTGGGGGAGTGCTACCACGCCCCCTATAGCTGTGTAA
- a CDS encoding fimbria/pilus periplasmic chaperone produces the protein MVAVSAQAQAGVALGATRVIYQADQKQVSLGVNNSDDRNTFLIQSWVENSDGKKDGRFVITPPLFVMQGKKENTLRIIDATNHSLPADRESLFWVNVKAIPSVDKSQMKANTLQLAITSRIKLFYRPLGLNPAPDKAWEQLRFRRSAGVLTVINPTPYFLTVVQLNAGTRILGNTMVAPKGESTVKLPADAGQDITFQTINDYGALTPKTRGIMQ, from the coding sequence ATGGTGGCCGTTTCGGCACAGGCGCAGGCTGGTGTAGCGTTGGGCGCAACACGGGTGATTTATCAGGCAGACCAGAAGCAGGTTTCTCTGGGGGTGAACAACAGTGATGACCGCAACACCTTTCTCATCCAGTCATGGGTGGAAAACAGTGACGGGAAGAAAGATGGTCGGTTTGTGATAACGCCACCCCTGTTCGTGATGCAGGGTAAAAAAGAGAACACCCTGCGGATTATTGACGCGACAAACCACAGTCTGCCTGCGGATCGGGAAAGCCTGTTCTGGGTCAACGTTAAAGCCATTCCATCTGTGGACAAAAGCCAGATGAAAGCTAACACCCTGCAACTGGCTATCACCAGCCGTATCAAGCTGTTTTACCGGCCGCTGGGGCTGAACCCCGCACCGGATAAAGCATGGGAACAGCTACGCTTTCGCCGCAGTGCGGGCGTGCTGACGGTGATCAACCCCACTCCCTATTTTCTGACAGTGGTTCAGTTGAATGCAGGCACACGCATCCTGGGAAACACCATGGTCGCCCCGAAAGGGGAGAGTACGGTGAAGCTGCCGGCGGATGCCGGGCAGGACATCACATTCCAGACCATTAATGATTACGGTGCGCTGACGCCGAAGACCCGGGGCATCATGCAGTAA
- a CDS encoding peroxiredoxin: MVLVTRQAPDFTAAAVLGNGEIVEKFNFKQHTNGKATVLFFWPMDFTFVCPSELIAFDKRYEEFQKRGVEVVGVSFDSEFVHNAWRNTPVDQGGIGPVKYAMVADIKREIQKAYGIEHPDEGVALRGSFLIDANGVVRHQVVNDLPLGRNIDEMLRMVDALQFHEEHGEVCPAQWEKGKEGMAASPEGVAKYLTENVSSL; this comes from the coding sequence ATGGTTCTGGTCACTCGTCAGGCTCCGGATTTTACCGCTGCAGCTGTTTTAGGTAACGGTGAAATCGTTGAGAAATTCAACTTCAAACAACACACCAACGGTAAAGCGACCGTCCTGTTCTTCTGGCCGATGGACTTCACCTTCGTGTGCCCGTCTGAGCTGATCGCTTTTGACAAACGTTACGAAGAATTCCAGAAGCGCGGCGTAGAAGTGGTTGGCGTCTCCTTCGACTCTGAATTCGTTCACAACGCATGGCGTAACACCCCGGTAGACCAGGGCGGTATCGGTCCGGTTAAATACGCGATGGTTGCTGACATCAAACGTGAAATCCAGAAAGCCTACGGTATCGAACACCCGGACGAAGGCGTGGCGCTGCGCGGCTCCTTCCTGATCGATGCTAACGGCGTGGTTCGCCACCAGGTGGTTAACGACCTGCCGCTGGGTCGTAACATCGACGAAATGCTGCGTATGGTTGACGCGCTGCAGTTCCACGAAGAGCACGGCGAAGTTTGCCCGGCGCAGTGGGAAAAAGGAAAAGAAGGTATGGCCGCTTCTCCGGAAGGCGTGGCTAAATACCTGACCGAGAACGTGTCCAGCCTGTAA
- a CDS encoding EAL domain-containing protein produces MVITRIPVPDMVTSSLLLTVPAFGRVWQLSPVFGPIFSPDGSLIALEMLSRIADRDSGVAASPEMFFAQIPLTEQRRILVWQLEVLTLLAPWCATRRLSVSLNVSRTLALRILADPDVSESASLLAPWLRLEVSERFLSPDNRPEQDPLLSALQPLAPLWLDDFGAGTTGLTWLLSGVFEGVKLDRHLFRDLTALSEGPSFLCSLATLVRAQGAQLIAEGVETQELLEVVACSGLDACQGWLWPEVAAAQLADLPDHLPSLTEHNR; encoded by the coding sequence ATGGTAATAACCCGCATCCCGGTACCGGATATGGTGACGTCATCACTGCTGCTGACCGTTCCGGCCTTTGGCCGGGTCTGGCAGCTTTCGCCGGTCTTCGGACCGATTTTTTCCCCTGACGGTAGCCTGATAGCCCTGGAGATGCTGTCGCGTATCGCCGATCGTGACAGCGGGGTGGCGGCCTCCCCGGAGATGTTTTTTGCCCAGATCCCCCTGACGGAACAACGACGCATCCTGGTCTGGCAGCTTGAAGTCCTGACGCTGCTGGCCCCCTGGTGTGCCACCCGACGCCTGTCGGTCAGCCTTAATGTCTCTCGTACTCTGGCTCTGCGGATCCTTGCCGATCCGGATGTATCGGAGTCGGCCAGTCTGCTTGCGCCCTGGCTGCGCCTGGAGGTCAGCGAACGCTTCCTCAGTCCGGATAACCGGCCGGAGCAGGACCCGCTTCTGTCAGCCCTACAGCCGCTGGCGCCGCTGTGGCTGGATGACTTTGGGGCTGGAACCACGGGACTCACCTGGCTGTTGTCCGGGGTGTTTGAGGGCGTGAAGCTCGACCGGCACCTGTTCCGGGACCTGACCGCCTTGTCGGAGGGGCCCTCGTTTCTATGCTCACTTGCCACTCTTGTGCGTGCTCAGGGAGCACAGCTTATCGCTGAGGGCGTTGAGACTCAGGAACTGCTGGAGGTTGTGGCCTGCTCGGGACTTGATGCCTGCCAGGGATGGCTGTGGCCTGAGGTGGCGGCGGCGCAGCTGGCCGACCTGCCGGATCATCTGCCCTCACTGACGGAGCATAACCGATGA
- a CDS encoding integrase core domain-containing protein, whose product MVRKPADNAPFGSFNDRFRDACLNVYGFKSLADVIPGIE is encoded by the coding sequence ATGGTCCGTAAACCAGCAGATAATGCCCCGTTCGGGTCGTTTAATGACCGTTTTCGCGACGCGTGTCTGAACGTTTACGGGTTCAAGTCACTGGCAGATGTGATACCGGGAATAGAGTGA
- a CDS encoding Hha/YmoA family nucleoid-associated regulatory protein, which translates to MREKAELPGRMELVRKLRRIHSKETLELVVAHMEEKLPSGQREVLRSAADHRRAELVTGQFFDRVPSYVWRYVR; encoded by the coding sequence ATGAGAGAGAAGGCAGAATTACCGGGCAGGATGGAGCTGGTTCGTAAACTGCGGCGTATTCACAGTAAGGAAACGCTGGAATTAGTGGTGGCACACATGGAAGAGAAACTGCCGTCGGGCCAGCGGGAGGTCCTGCGATCGGCCGCCGACCACCGACGGGCGGAGTTAGTCACGGGGCAGTTTTTTGACCGTGTGCCGTCTTATGTCTGGCGCTATGTGCGCTGA
- the fimG gene encoding type 1 fimbrial minor subunit FimG, with protein sequence MKNNLTASRWCGLLGAALLLASGVPARAADVTITVNGKVVARPCTVSTTSTTVDLGNLFTFDLVSAGSTSGWQSVSLDLTNCPVGTSQVKATFSGTADSSGLYYANQGGAGSIALQLADNAGTNLPNGATKQLAVSYPAQTVSFPLQVRAITVNGNATQGSIQAVVNVTYTYS encoded by the coding sequence ATGAAGAACAATTTAACGGCATCCCGGTGGTGTGGTCTGTTGGGGGCGGCCCTGCTGCTGGCCAGCGGTGTGCCGGCCCGGGCTGCCGACGTGACCATTACTGTGAACGGAAAGGTGGTGGCCCGGCCGTGTACGGTATCGACGACGTCCACCACGGTGGATCTGGGAAATTTATTTACCTTTGATCTGGTTTCTGCCGGTTCGACGTCGGGCTGGCAGTCGGTCAGTCTGGATCTGACGAACTGTCCGGTTGGGACTTCGCAGGTGAAAGCGACGTTCAGCGGGACGGCGGACAGCTCCGGACTTTACTATGCCAACCAGGGCGGGGCGGGAAGCATCGCTCTGCAGCTGGCGGACAATGCCGGAACCAACCTGCCGAATGGGGCGACAAAGCAGCTGGCCGTAAGCTATCCGGCGCAGACAGTGAGTTTTCCGCTGCAGGTACGGGCGATTACGGTGAACGGGAATGCCACGCAGGGGAGTATTCAGGCTGTGGTTAATGTTACCTATACATATTCCTGA
- a CDS encoding fimbrial protein → MLNLIKNITLSSKLFFFIFLFILSAKTFAFSCMTSAGPIYDGGGSANVYVNLSPQLSSGQVLVVNLGDSISCRNDDPANFWDYARIEAGSSYSGVLNSFHGTLSYYGTSYNLPLSSPTSYFQYTWGQYQPLNLMMYLTPIGNNVSGTSIKQGDLITVLNLFKQAYYSTGSGAGHSSGNTSMTWYIYANNNTVVPTGGCDVSSRNVIVNLPDYPGSMTPVPLTVSCLQSQKLSYYISGAVANTGNNIFSNTASSSSAQGVGIEISNANGVLSTGSNVSLGTVGASAVDLGLKANYALTGGQVIAGNVQSLIGVTFIYQ, encoded by the coding sequence ATGTTGAATTTGATAAAAAACATCACATTAAGCTCGAAATTATTTTTTTTTATATTTTTATTTATTTTAAGTGCGAAAACCTTTGCATTTTCCTGTATGACATCGGCAGGGCCTATATATGATGGTGGGGGATCGGCTAACGTATATGTTAACCTGTCGCCTCAATTATCATCTGGTCAGGTTTTGGTTGTTAATCTTGGGGATAGTATAAGTTGCAGAAATGACGATCCAGCTAACTTCTGGGATTATGCAAGAATTGAGGCAGGTTCGTCATATTCTGGTGTTTTGAATTCATTTCATGGCACATTGAGTTACTATGGTACTTCATATAATCTTCCACTTTCTTCGCCCACATCTTATTTTCAATATACCTGGGGGCAGTATCAACCATTAAATCTAATGATGTATTTAACCCCGATCGGGAATAATGTATCCGGAACGTCAATTAAACAGGGTGATCTGATTACTGTGTTAAATTTATTTAAGCAAGCATATTATAGCACAGGGAGTGGAGCTGGTCATTCATCAGGTAATACCTCTATGACATGGTATATATATGCAAATAACAATACAGTCGTGCCAACTGGTGGTTGTGACGTTTCATCCAGAAATGTAATTGTTAATTTGCCGGATTATCCTGGTAGTATGACACCAGTTCCTCTCACTGTTAGTTGTTTACAAAGCCAGAAACTTTCTTATTATATTTCAGGTGCAGTTGCGAATACAGGTAATAATATTTTTTCAAACACAGCCAGTTCGTCTTCTGCTCAAGGTGTGGGAATAGAGATCTCCAATGCAAATGGGGTGCTTTCTACTGGCAGTAATGTATCCCTTGGTACTGTCGGAGCATCTGCGGTTGACCTGGGGTTAAAGGCAAACTATGCCCTGACCGGGGGGCAAGTAATAGCTGGTAATGTGCAGTCACTTATTGGTGTGACATTTATTTACCAGTAA